The Culex pipiens pallens isolate TS chromosome 2, TS_CPP_V2, whole genome shotgun sequence DNA window ATTTGGACGGAGAGGGTTGGCAGTGGGTGTGTGTGGAGAGCTCCACGCGTAATAATGTATTGTTAATTGTGGCACCACGTGGTTTGAAACCCAAGCAAGCAAAGTGAGTGAGCACGTGGGATTTCAATAAACCAGTCCAGCTTCGAGCCGTTTTGCAGTTGATTCGATCGTAGAAATTACATAAGAGGCGTTTGATGGTGATCTTTCGGAGGTTATTTTATACCGCTGGAAGGGTCGtttgtgtacattttttttctgctaatTCCAGTAATTTGATACGCTTTAAGTAATGCGTCGAAATAAGCACTTGCCGATTGAGCTATTTCTTATGAGCACTAATTAATTTGTAATTAGATCGCTTTATTGTGCCCGGCAGGAAGTTTATGGTAGCGATGCTTTGattgatgtttttgttgttttttattacTTAATGTTTTTTTACCGCATGTAAAGAGATTTCATAACaaagttttttgtaatatttaatttcaattgattCAACTTTAACTAAACACACGTTTCTCAAATATAACTCTTTCAGCATGAATTAACAACTCGGATGTGATATTAATtacttttcatttcattttaggaaaaatatcGGTACTGAGAAGTACTTAAGCATCCATTtgacttgtatcgaaaagcaaTATTCTAAAAGATTCACTGTGCAAcactttggcattttttatttaaaatatattttttgtaactcAACATCCTTATCCTCAATTCTGGAAACATTAGAATCTATAAAGAATTGTTGAGTTCAACAAACTTGTTTTTATTCGAGTGTTGTTGTTCCgtaattttctacaattttgcaatgacaccaaatcgatcagaaaaaaaagctctcaaaataccgatttcgaatgttttttttagaatttgtgtATGGGAAACTGCGAAAACTGTTTTAAGACTAGACGAACTAAAGATCCAAATTCGCCTCTTTGATCGTAGAGAAAATACTCGCAAAGTAGAGGTGggtaaaaaaagagcgagccgctcaaagagccggtccactagacctatggttttcaagagattcttctcgtttttagttcatttttaataatttataaaaagactaattaaaaaacacataaaaattgcataaaaactcACACCAATCATTAAAATAGCCTTCtcgtcatttttatttttttaaacatcgaaagagccgttcaaaagagccacTTATTTTAATGAGCGAGCGAAAATAAGCGGCTCCTGaaaaagagcgattttgcccacctctatcgcaatgtcaaataaaaaattacaaaaaatatcaatttcttAACATTAATTGCATTTGTTTCAGagtatccaaaaaaaaacaatatttttttattatatgtaCTTCATTTGTAGTTTTTTCCTTGCCCCTTTTCCTAACACATGTTTAGAAAACTTGTCAAaacgattgtaaactatttagaaTATAATGCATACCGTTGTTTATACATATTCTATCAAAAAAGGGGtttcaatctttattttttcccaaataCTGTGTTTTGAGACCacagttccaaaaaaaaagttgtgaaacttcaaataaaaataaaccaattgatattttgcaaaattgtaacAGTACTATAATTGCAataatgtataaagcattttgtagtacttttttattttatttttttattttgggcaTGCAATTTCATGTTTTCCACTATCTAAAATCTCTGtgatattttactttaaaaaaactgattgtttttataaatcagtagaaaaaataaaatgcgaaatcagaaaattaaacCAGAAAAATTGTGGAGATAACAGATAATTTTCAActtaagcaaaaaacaaaattcaaaatttttttattgttcaatagAGACAATAATAAATAGCGTTGTGCAACAGAATCAattggaataattaaaaaaccttGAGGCTTAGTTAGTTAGTTGTCTTTATTAAGGAGTCTTTCGGCTATAAACGCTGGTTCAGCTCGGCACCTTGAAgcttttaataattaaatttttgaactgtAATTGAAACATCAgctcaattttcatccaattgcCATTttcttgagaatttttttttttttgatattttggaactAGATCTGTTTTAGAATATAAAGCACATCTTTAACCAatgaattatttttctttaaaattttcggTTTCCTGAAACAAATTTTTGACAGCTCTCAACATTGTTTGTGTTTTGATAACAAACATCTGATCAAAATATGAATTGtgttctaagtgtaaatatgtaGGTGAATTGAAATGGAAATGGAAAACAAGAtataaacaaaaccaaactGACAAAAAGCACAAACCTTCTCTTCTAGCCTTACATTTatggtaaaaaatatatttacagaAGATACTTTTTACAAAAGCtagtgttttggaaaaaaaaatgtctaatttaattttatctgATCTAAACTGAACTTTGTCAACATCTTGAATGATGCAGTGTCAATTTGTTGAGGATTCCCTGATTATCGTTTTCttcaaatacttttcaaaatatttgttcattttCGAAAATCTTGCCTCTTCAACCCAGAGTATTGAAGCACATCAATAAGTCACGCGACAACTCATTTTCTTAATCCACTGCATTCACCGCCAACGCATTTCCACAATATTTAACATACCACGGCCCTCAAAAAATATggagaaacaaaacaaaccagACCACTTAAGCTCCAAACAATCATCATCTGCAGGTCACCGTTACATAACCTCGCCGAAATGACTAACCGCCCCGATCATACCGAATCCGGTCACCTTTGTTCCTTCGTCATACCGCTTTTTTTGCACCAGGAGACATATCTAGGTCATCGGTACAACAAGCCAAGTGAAATGACCCCCAAGGCTGAATACCTGCAAAACCCTCACCCACCCGTGCGGATTTGATTGATGTGGTGAACcttgagactttttttttggacaGTTGATCGACCCAAAACACACGTGGTTTGCTTGCTTGTTGTTGTCCAGTGGAACCGGTTTATCACGCGGGAACGGAGGGGTAGGGTTATCCAATGCTTTCTTCGTTTGGTCATACCGGTTCCCCAATATCTCCGTGACGTGTCGTTGTTGTACGCGCACGCGAATCCACCTTCCGCTAAACGCTCGATCACGACGACTTTGTGTCGTATAGTGTAGAGTTTAGTAGGTAAGTGAGCCACAGATGAAGACGTCCATTGAGAGGACGTCCATTTCTTCACATGGGAAGACAGGTTTGTTGGTGTTGCTACATGCAGTCTTCTTTTGCCGCTGCTTTGCACGTAAACTGGTGTTACGTAACAACGTAAGATTTAATATCGATTTGCGATGCCGAGTTGGACACGGGGTATGAAATATGTGGGGAAGTGTGTCTTTGGGGTGGGAGTTGAAGGCTGGTCAGTGGGCTAGTTTTGACGATGAGTCAGACGGGATTGGAAGAATTTATTGGAATTTGATTAGGCCATTAAGTTGTTTAGTCCATTGAATAGACAATGTAAGTTTTTATTCATCTGTTTATTTGCTTTTATAAACGACTAAAAATATTCCTGGAGTAAAACATTCAAATTCTTGGAAAATTAAATTCCAACGTAGAATATTTGTTTAAACCCAAGCTAGGAATGACATGAAATTTGCTAATAAATTATATAGTTATCTTTTTTTGAAGACTAAATCATAAACTGAGATCTAATCAAATTATGCTttaaagacatttaaaaaaaactgtaaatttctGGATAAAAATTTTCGGTTCTTTCAATAATTTGTTGAATTCTGCATTATGATGACAATAAAATAATCAACCTCAGGTATACCGCCTGTTTCGATTCCttaagcaaaaataagtatctgtgaaaattttgagcaaaatcggtcaaggtttaagggtcgctacaTACATCTATACCCAGATAGATCTTAATCTCAACCTCTCAatattcaaaatacaaaattctcTACTGTTGTAACGTCACGCTACACATTCGCTCGTAGAATGGAAATGAAAGCGTAAAATCCTaaaggggagctgggggtaagacggccaccccactgttttaataagtatactaatgaatataactaaaatgtttagcaatactgttcctcatgctaaacaATGCATAgggagtcacctttgccaaacatattgtttgaaatagtataaaaatagctcaaaataaacaaatagttTTCGAACTTGAAAAAGGATgcaattttcatgaattacaacttaggcatttgtgttagataacaatatgttttcctgtcttcatatattttttcatgttaaattgaagttttccctagattatgtctCTCGCAATgagctatttgcaaaaaatgttaaaaaaaataatttatttgggggcaagacggccacccgtagtttgtaaattttatttgatataggttatatttttgacggttttttttttactattaggACCTACTTGTAGATAAGGTAAagagcttttaataaaactattcatttttaatcaaaatgctgtaaactaccgtttcgacaacattcttaactgtgatatagcaaaactcattgaatagtatgaaatcctatcaaacatttcataaaaatcgctaatttaatattgtttacataattttgatttacttattctaatcgaaacacacaaactaattattttgcatcaaattgtgtttgttttgtagtaaaaattcacagttttacataaaatgTGGCCgcaataatattaaatttactgagccaaaatatgaaattttttaaacaccatttttcttcacatttgaaacttgattttttcaaccaaaatagttatgatgtctGTTCAACCGACCATGTAGGTATTTgagtggatttagcaaagttattaagttaatttatagtaCTTACCGTCTTACTCCtcatgggtggccgtcttaccccgcgtatttcatgtatatacgatttcaattatttttttttaaattgctgaagagttttgaaaattggtttttagaccaaccaatttatgtcatttctacAATGGACTactagtagaacaatatgtacgtaatttgagatcaaaataatctgttgtgtaaattttataagacttctcccttagggtggccgtcttacccccatctccccaaCCAAAAACTGAttcttatggcaaatttaaCGTACTTTCAGAATCTATAAAAATGTGAAGGTCACATTCCGGCGtatgaaatatattttatttgatattagaACCCGTCCCAAACTTAAATATTATTACAGATTCCaattggaaattaaatttttacaagTAGTGACTAtggaaaactaattttaagtcaaattcaaCATTTGCCACATTGATCactccgtgacgttgcaacgatGTGAGAAATAGCGAAATTTCGACCCTTTTTGGTATCTTAAAAATTAATAAGTCATGTTATTATAAACATTTCTAATTGTTAATCCAGCTGCGATTAGTGATTGAGCCAATATAACAACGAATACATAATTAAAATGTTcgacctatcagccaaaacgtgACATTTTTGTcgccggagaatgtgtctaaGGTGCTTTCTTTTATAGCCATCGAGTCATtgtcaaaaaactgaaaaaagaatcgtcgAATCTTTTTTACGTCACGGCACAATGTGTCATAAGCACTTTGACAGCTGGATctgttttgcaaattccgagaccAAGGCAACTTCAACAAAACCCACAGTATTAGAAACTGTGGAGGCCAGCTTTTGTTTCATgtttcgagttttgtgaaaaacttaccctttatttcgaaatttgcaaaatagttccagctgtcaaaatacttatgcgcccttttcaaatgttgttccAGATTTCGTAGTCGCAACACTATGGGCCACGTGGCCTATAACGAGAACAACCCTTTTCTTCAATCAATCCAAAATACGCCTAATTTTAACAACTCATCGCTGTCGTGTTTACTTGTCgttcgtgcattttgggcctaATTGAATTAAGAACGTAATTTTGTGCAGtttacaatgcctcaccttgtGACCGTTACAGATccccaaattcgattttaatcctgagatattcaattaaaaaccaaaaaactccgagcatttttgtcacttttcatatgaaacaaatttcaatcgtgtcgtgctaacttggcaaaccctgaaaattgatgttagtGCGACAACTGACCAAAGGGGTTTCAAGTCAAAACGCAATTGACACAGGTACAAGCTCGACGACCGTAAACAATTGTAATTATGACTCGAGACCTCGGCGATCAAAttaaaccaaactttgggaaaaagcacagaatggtcaaccaaacaaaacgtgtttgctattgtttacattgcgagctcttgattttgtttattcaaggtcaaacattaaaacgcgtttttatcGAAATGTaaaaaagcgacaaacgacaagatagcacgacagcgtcgaactGTTCCAAAGACATGAAATCCTCAAAGCTacacaggtttttttttaataaaatcgcAAAAGACACATCCATTCGCAATATCTTATGCTGTCGGAGCTAGTTTCGAGGTCACACAAACGAAAGATTGATCGTGAATTATTACTTATTACCATATCTTGTTATCACACCGCACGTTCAAATGTTACACATTAGCTAATACCATTATGCGATTAGAGATAAcccataaaatatttattaaaaaaaaaaatactttgtctGTCTCCCCCAAACCGCTAAAGGTCACCCTCGGCATAATACTGCACATCGTCGCTTTAGCCAGCGCTAAAGCAGTCATCGACCAGAAAGCCGAGGAGTCGCAAAACAGCAACGTTGTCCAGCAGCAGTTGGCGGTTGGCGCCAGCGCACAGAAACGAATCGGCTATGACTATCCGGCCCCGGCCGACCCGGTCTCGTTTGGTGAACCGGTGGGCGCGGCCCCGCTTATCGAGGAGCTCCACCAGCCGCAACCACTGCCGGTGATTGACGACATCCACGAGCACCACGTGCACGAGGAACATCCGGATCCGGGCTTCTGGAAGAAGAAGCTCATCTGGAAGGAGGGCTGGAAGAAGATCTGGAAGCCTGGGAAGAAGCAAATTTGGAAGCCCGACTGGAAGAAGATCTGGAAACCGATCTGGGTTCCGACGCAGATTCCCGTGTGGAAAGACATTCAGGTAGGGTGAGGGGGTCGTTGGGCGATACGTCCTCCGCTTGGACGAGACCGACTAAGCTATTCTTTACTGTGACGACAATTAGTATTATATACAGAAGGTTTCCCATATAGATTTTAAGACTCACTAGCACGGACTGAACGATTGTAAGTACCCACTTCTAAGCGACTCTGGGATTGTAATGATGGTATAACAAGGTTGGCTCAACTGACTTGAATCtttgatttcaaatcaaatgaTCACTTACAAAAGGTTGAACTCAAACCAAACAAACTCTTTAACACCTTGGACTAAAGTTTTTCTGCTCGTTCTACTCGATCACTAACCGCAAACCGCCTCCCACCACCCGCAGGTTCCGGCTTGGAAGCAAATCTGGAAACCATGGTGGAACGAAATCCAAGTTCCGGCATGGAAAGAAATCCAAGTTCCGGACTGGAAAAAGATCTGGAAACCCATCTGGGTCCCCATTAAGGTGCCCGCCTGGAAGGACATCCAAGTGCCAGCGTGGAAGCAAATTTGGAAACCGGTTTGGAAGGAAATCCAGGTGCCTGACTGGAAGGAAATTCAAGTGCCGGCGTGGAAGCAATACTGGTATCCGGCCTGGATCAAGGTGGGAGTGCCTGGGGAAAAGTACCTCGGCAAGGATCACGACGGCTGGGAGTACACCAGCCACGACCTTTGGAAAAAGAAACTGGTTTGGAAGTCGGGCTGGAAGAAGATCTGGAAGACAGGTATAGTTTTGATCCTGCGGTGAAATTGCAACTAGATTGGATTGAAACTTTAAATCTGCAAAAGCACAACTCGTTTTAAACTAATTTTATGTTCccactttttcaattattttagaaCAAAAGCAAATCTGGAAGACTGACAAAAAGCTCGAATGGAAGGCCGCCTGGAAGCAGATTTGGAAGCCGGGCAAGAAGCAAATCTGGGTCGAGGATAAGAAGCTGGCGTGGAAGGAAGCATGGAAGCAGATCTGGCGAACTGAGAAAAAACAGGTTGGTCATTGAAGTCATTTGTTCGGGGCAGGTTATGAAAtagattgaaatttaaaaaaaaatataatgcatGATTGGTTACTAAACTTCcttctttttatattttcagaTCTGGGTTCCACAGAAGAAACTCGAATGGAAGGCTGCCTGGGTCCAAACGTGGAAGCCAAGCAAGAAGTTGATCTGGGTTCCGGACAAGAAGCTGGAGTGGAAGGAAGCCTGGAAGCAGATTTGGGTGCCCGACTGGAAGGAAATCTGGGTCCCAGCGTGGAAGCAAATCTGGAAGCCGGTTTGGATCTCCGAGTGGTTCCCATCGCCGGATCCTCACGAGCACCACCACCACGAAATCGAATCCCACGGTTGGGACCGGAAGGATAGCGCGGCCTCGGCGTCCGCCACCGATGGCTCCACCAAGGTGCTGTTCAAACGCAGTGAGACTTCTGCGGCCCAACCCAAGGCCGTTGAGGCTGCTCCCGGAGCGACTGCCAACATCACGCCTGCCGTGGTGAAAACAGACACGACGGAAAACAAATCCGAGTTCCGGTTTCCGGTCGCGTAAATTGTTACTATTTTAGCTTCTAAGTGACTAAGCTTTAGTTTCCTTCGTACACACAAAGTCGCCTAGCTGATAACTAGAGTTACCCCCCAGTATTTAATTAAACGTTAAGGTGTCGCGTCCTGTAAATACACTAGTGGAATCGAATGAACGCTACGCTAGGTGAGAGATGTAAAGTGATTAGTTAAAACTTTGGTTTACGACAAGAAATACTCGTACTACTCAACGTTTTGCTGCGACCCGCTAGTTAGAAGAAAAAAGAGGTGATAAAAGTGACTGTCCGATTATATCTAGTATCAATTATCTCATTATCTGTCAGAGCTAGGGCAATTTGTTGATTTAAGttccatgaaagccatccattcaTCCGTTACCTACCTTTAAGATTGTTAATTTCCTCATGTGAtcggaaaaaaaactaaacgattgaataaaaaaaaatcaaatgaattatggttttttaaattcacttgaaagaaaatcttttttccAAAGCAAACTAGTGAATTTCTCTGAGCAACTTTTTTCTGTTTGCTCAAgcacaaaatattgataaaattaaAGTTCTATCTAActataattagacccgtattttatgtgtttggccattagggtgacctacgccgtgttagggtggtctgaaaaatggccattttcgtcgatttttttttgattgggtaccaaaatttgcgtattttaattacggaaattttgatacccaaacatgtacaggtcatcgctgaaatttttgagttattgcagttttagtgaaaaaagttgattatttgtcgtttttgctattttaacgtttttgcgCGCAGCGCGtcgaatcctgttaatgaacctcacccattttttatgttaccgtaaactggggtcaatcggaaCACATggagcgaattgggacagcagttttaaccatgttggagcacaatattttgatttttctggttggtttcggttagaacagactcagaccaacaaaatgtgtacatccaattccaaatttaaaagctctaagctctcttttttttaagtgctctaaacactgctgtccctattcagactgtagtcccgattcaccccagattacggtactttaAATTTTCCGATGAATCCTTTAATagcagtttatgcaacaagttgcaaaaagaggattttttcagcacgagtcgtacatttatccaacgaggttcaccgagttggataaatacgacgagtgctgaaaaaatcaagttttgcaacgagttccatacaacattttttgcaatttcgaaaaacaattgttcgaaaattgagtgaaattttaagtcgaattttcatgtattttgtcaataaatcgtttaaatcaaaaaaatgttgaaaagtgttagttcaacttttctgttatttttggtacaaaaaagtaggctatttcgtcgttcaagaatgacaggaatggtaagtagtttcacgacggaattgcaaaaaaatattttcagactctTTGGTTCAGAcgccgtcaaaacggcattttaagtttacatatgactttttcaaatgtttggattTGTTTGGTATTATACCTGGTCCtcatttttccttgaaagccaAACTTGTCAccattcatttgcgtccaagactccttaaatcggttaaaatggagcggagttatgattttgtgaaaatcgacgaaaattgtcatttttcggaccaccctaacacggcgtaggtcaacCTAATGGCCatacgaaaaaaatcaaattattcgctctacagcattgccttggcgttctcgattacgagattcctactcgaaagtaGGCAATTATTGCAAACctatttttacacctaagcttccatccacgggattcgaactgacgacctttggattgtgagtccaactgcctaccagcgactccaccaggacaggacccagggagacgactcctacacctggactgagctatcgacctaacctctaggttagaccggggccaacatttacttccccatccgacggaaggcgtgatcagacaaatctcgtctcaaaatttgccaccgggaccttctgggatcgaacccaggccgactgggtgagaggcaatcacgcttacccctccaccacggtcccggcttgaAAAAtaacggcgaaaaaaaaaatactggtctaattattttggccaaggaaccctcagaaaaatttggtgccaaaccgaagtactttttttctttaactctCATATGGAACAGCTGTATAAAAAGCGATGCATGAAGCAAATCGTGTGAAAGATCAATTTTTGATTAGTTAAGGCTTAATGGACCCTCGCTCCGAATCTGCCTGTTATTTTTCCGATTTCCTCTCATCAACACCgaaaaattcaagatggcggttgcttaaaaaacaataaaaaaaaagtctattgacattcaattaacaACTTCAATTTATCTTACTTAAGGTAGCTGAACTCAAATGTGACTCCTAGTTGAAAAAATGTTCGAAGATGTGCAATCCAAAATGGTGGTCAACGTATTTGGAATAATAATCATAGAACACTTTTAAAATGGAAACCCgccaccgccatcttggtttggcATTTTACAcgataaaaaatggaaaatcgttggctcgattctttaggtaaaaataaataactttgccaattttgagccaaatcggttaaggattaagggtcgctttttatcgttgaaactTGCAcgggaaaattcaaaaaaatgtatggggaaaagcaaaaaaaaagcaaagcaatccactttaacgacctccgtttcttttgtggtctctgttgcaagtttctgctcatttctaggcgtccgaaggttatgtgtggtgagtcattCAAAACCTCTtatacgcaaatggaccgacattTTTCTTCCCCATGCGATAGAagaccaggaggataaggcgggaaccGAACCCGTGCCCCATAGCAACTCAGAGATCGGCAGCCAAAGCCGCTAACCatcgcgccacgaggccctgctatggggaaaagcaataatttataaatttcgcCCAAAATATGGCGTTAAATGTGTtagatcattgtcaagtgtcaACAAACAACATTGTCGATGAcggcaaaacgatccgagttaaccctgatgagttattaacgatttaaagaagacgtttctgcatgaaaagattttttcttgacttcaacgataaaaagcgacccttaactcttaaccgatttcgctcaatATATTCAAAgtcacttatttttgcctaaggaattgaATCAGGGGATATCCCtgatgtcgttttttttttaattgtcaccC harbors:
- the LOC120425189 gene encoding uncharacterized protein LOC120425189, whose amino-acid sequence is MKPRWNLVVTLGIILHIVALASAKAVIDQKAEESQNSNVVQQQLAVGASAQKRIGYDYPAPADPVSFGEPVGAAPLIEELHQPQPLPVIDDIHEHHVHEEHPDPGFWKKKLIWKEGWKKIWKPGKKQIWKPDWKKIWKPIWVPTQIPVWKDIQVPAWKQIWKPWWNEIQVPAWKEIQVPDWKKIWKPIWVPIKVPAWKDIQVPAWKQIWKPVWKEIQVPDWKEIQVPAWKQYWYPAWIKVGVPGEKYLGKDHDGWEYTSHDLWKKKLVWKSGWKKIWKTEQKQIWKTDKKLEWKAAWKQIWKPGKKQIWVEDKKLAWKEAWKQIWRTEKKQIWVPQKKLEWKAAWVQTWKPSKKLIWVPDKKLEWKEAWKQIWVPDWKEIWVPAWKQIWKPVWISEWFPSPDPHEHHHHEIESHGWDRKDSAASASATDGSTKVLFKRSETSAAQPKAVEAAPGATANITPAVVKTDTTENKSEFRFPVA